A window of the Gossypium hirsutum isolate 1008001.06 chromosome A03, Gossypium_hirsutum_v2.1, whole genome shotgun sequence genome harbors these coding sequences:
- the LOC107888199 gene encoding basic leucine zipper 43, which translates to MAPGELAGLHYLAPENPILNPANLGMMQNTIPAFHFNRFLNSLPNFNILQPAHEFTAQSSSMSNYSTSDEAEEHQVNIIDERKQRRMISNRESARRSRMRKQKHLDELWSQVTRLRNENHSLIDKLNHVSECHDLVLQENAKLKEEASDLRQMLTDLKIGSPYLKELEEVPCNTAHLRAESTNQSIANSVDFLH; encoded by the coding sequence ATGGCTCCTGGTGAGCTTGCAGGACTTCACTACCTAGCACCTGAAAACCCAATCCTGAATCCAGCCAACCTTGGCATGATGCAAAATACTATACCAGCTTTTCATTTCAATAGATTCTTAAACAGCCTACCCAATTTCAACATCCTACAGCCTGCCCATGAATTCACTGCACAATCCTCAAGTATGAGCAATTATTCAACTTCAGATGAAGCTGAGGAACACCAGGTCAACATCATCGACGAAAGGAAACAGCGAAGAATGATATCTAATAGAGAATCTGCTCGTAGGTCAAGGATGCGGAAACAGAAGCACCTTGATGAACTCTGGTCCCAAGTAACCAGGCTTCGCAACGAGAACCATAGTCTGATCGATAAGTTAAATCATGTATCAGAGTGCCATGACTTGGTTCTTCAAGAGAATGCAAAGCTCAAGGAAGAAGCCTCTGATCTTCGCCAAATGCTGACAGACTTGAAGATTGGCAGCCCTTATTTGAAAGAGCTGGAAGAGGTTCCCTGCAACACTGCTCACCTGCGAGCTGAGTCCACAAATCAATCTATTGCCAACTCTGTAGACTTTCTTCATTGA
- the LOC107887403 gene encoding phytosulfokines — MAKSFIFLIMAFLLLFTAQCRYLSTSIKQQVDIPKIPFFSPEWSSIDEECKGLDEDACLVKRSLAAHTDYIYTQQNIVP; from the exons ATGGCAAAGAGCTTCATCTTCCTGATCATGGCTTTTCTTCTACTATTTACTGCACAATGCAGATATCTGTCTACCAGTATTAAGCAACAGGTTGATATCCCAAAGATACCATTTTTTTCACCG GAATGGAGTTCCATTGATGAGGAGTGCAAAGGTTTGGATGAAGATGCATGTCTGGTTAAGAGGTCCTTGGCTGCTCATACGGATTATATTTACACCCAACAAAACATTGTACCTTGA